A portion of the Streptomyces erythrochromogenes genome contains these proteins:
- a CDS encoding AfsR/SARP family transcriptional regulator, protein MRFRLLGPLQVNRGAKTLELGPPKQRALLAVLLLRPGLETGVDQLIESLWGEDYPAYAKNLIQKSVSGLRGLLTALDGDGPGVTLEWSGGGYRMDVGASEVDLYTYEQLAAAGIAAARKGEIMQAVKLLEEARTMSTGPLVEGLEGPMLDRERLYRQERFLADMEVRAELELELGRHRNAVPYLHYAVHKYPLRERFLWLLMLALYRSDRGNEALTTYAVQRARVVGELGVEPGPALRALHARLLLQDPQLMVMSALRQDSGAAEDEIATPMAIPPLARRGPFG, encoded by the coding sequence TTGCGTTTCCGACTGCTGGGACCGCTCCAGGTCAACAGGGGAGCGAAGACACTGGAGTTGGGGCCGCCGAAACAACGGGCCCTGCTGGCCGTGCTGTTGCTGAGACCTGGCCTGGAGACGGGCGTCGACCAGCTGATCGAGTCACTCTGGGGGGAGGACTATCCGGCCTACGCGAAGAACCTGATCCAGAAGTCCGTCTCGGGCCTGCGCGGCCTGCTGACCGCGTTGGACGGCGACGGCCCCGGCGTCACGCTGGAATGGTCGGGCGGCGGCTACCGGATGGACGTCGGCGCCTCGGAGGTGGACCTCTACACGTACGAACAGCTGGCTGCGGCCGGCATCGCGGCGGCCCGCAAGGGCGAGATCATGCAGGCGGTCAAGCTGCTGGAGGAGGCCCGGACGATGTCCACGGGCCCTCTCGTGGAGGGCCTGGAGGGGCCCATGCTGGACCGCGAGCGGCTCTACCGCCAGGAGCGCTTCCTGGCGGACATGGAGGTGCGCGCGGAACTGGAACTGGAACTGGGCCGGCACCGCAACGCCGTCCCGTACCTGCACTACGCCGTGCACAAATACCCGCTGCGCGAGCGCTTCCTGTGGCTGCTGATGCTCGCGCTCTACCGCTCGGACCGCGGCAACGAGGCGCTGACGACGTACGCCGTGCAGCGCGCCCGGGTCGTCGGGGAACTCGGCGTGGAACCCGGCCCGGCCCTGCGCGCGCTGCACGCGCGGCTGCTGCTCCAGGACCCGCAGCTGATGGTCATGTCGGCGCTGCGCCAGGACAGCGGCGCCGCGGAGGACGAGATCGCCACGCCGATGGCGATCCCCCCGCTGGCCCGCCGCGGCCCCTTCGGCTGA